In Glycine max cultivar Williams 82 chromosome 7, Glycine_max_v4.0, whole genome shotgun sequence, a single window of DNA contains:
- the LOC100804224 gene encoding uncharacterized protein produces the protein MLGGFVKKFSSTMVGCASNPNRKSNVQKRENKKFRKHASLADMPKKRHSNAGSRVGDYPVGDFINLDFEKGASAKGRKSDVSNMKLCLAQLQHHNHSKKDANGKNHEDAWFDSVSIIESESDDDFISVHGDGFPFVSNALGSVPNTQLLQYENASCVVDSGYKYDGLCDSYFKAGEPERFLYRPRAGLQILNTTQEKPCPGSWSAVSPSVFNLRGVNFFRDKQKCPAPDFSPYIPIGVDLFACPRKVNHIAQHLELPSVKEHEKVPSLLLVNIQLPTYAASMFPGDADGEGMSLVLYFKLSENFAKDTSPHFQESIKRLVDDEMEKVKGFAQESLVPFSERLKILAGVVNPEDLQLNSAERKLIHAYNGKPVLSRPQHKFFKGPNYFEIDLDIHRFSYISRKALHSLRDRTKNVVLNLGLTIQAQKQEELPEQVLCCLQLNKIDFANDGQIPTIVALDDN, from the exons ATGTTGGGTGGATTCGTAAAAAAATTTTCTTCCACAATGGTAGGCTGCGCTTCAAATCCAAACAGGAAGAGTAATgtccaaaaaagagaaaacaaaaaatttagaaaacatgCTTCACTTGCTGACATGCCAAAGAAAAGGCATAGCAATGCTGGAAGCCGTGTGGGAGACTATCCCGTTGGTGACTTTATTAACCTGGACTTTGAGAAGGGTGCTTCAGCCAAGGGCCGGAAATCTGATGTTTCTAACATGAAATTGTGTCTCGCCCAACTCCAACACCACAACCATAGTAAAAAAGATGCAAATG GAAAAAACCATGAGGATGCCTGGTTTGACTCGGTTAGCATTATAGAAtctgaatcagatgatgattttATTAGTGTACATGGAG ATGGTTTTCCCTTTGTGAGTAATGCTTTGGGAAGTGTCCCAAACACTCAGTTACTCCAATATGAAAATGCATCATGCGTTGTAGATTCAGGATATAAATATGATGGGTTATGTGATAGCTACTTCAAAGCAG GTGAACCTGAGAGATTTCTTTATCGTCCTAGAGCTGGCCTTCAGATTCTAAATACAACTCAAGAGAAGCCATGCCCTGGTTCTTGGTCTGCAGTTTCACCTTCAGTTTTCAACCTCCGCGGAGTAAATTTTTTCAG AGATAAGCAAAAGTGTCCTGCTCCAGATTTTAGCCCTTATATACCAATAGGTGTTGATTTATTTGCATGTCCCCGGAAGGTAAATCACATTGCTCAGCATCTAGAACTTCCTTCTGTCAAAGAACATGAGAAAGTACCTTCCCTCCTTCTTGTTAATATACAG TTGCCAACATATGCTGCTAGCATGTTCCCTGGTGATGCTGATGGGGAAGGCATGAGccttgtattatattttaaattgtctGAGAATTTTGCCAAAGATACCTCTCCTCACTTTCAGGAGAGCATCAAG AGATTAGTAGATGATGAGATGGAAAAGGTGAAAGGGTTTGCACAAGAAAGCTTGGTTCCCTTTAGTGAAAGGCTAAAAATTTTGGCAGGGGTGGTTAATCCAGAGGACCTTCAGCTAAATTCCGCAGAAAGAAAGCTTATACATGCTTACAATGGCAAGCCAGTGCTTTCACGCCCTCAACACAAATTCTTTAAG GGACCTAACTATTTTGAAATTGACTTGGATATACATCGCTTTAGCTATATATCAAGGAAAGCACTTCATTCACTACGAGACCGTACAAAGAATGTAGTACTTAATCTGGGCTTAACTATCCAG GCACAGAAGCAAGAGGAACTGCCAGAGCAAGTCTTATGCTGCTTACAgctgaataaaattgattttgctaACGATGGTCAAATTCCTACCATTGTGGCTCTTGATGATAATTAA